A segment of the Lolium perenne isolate Kyuss_39 chromosome 3, Kyuss_2.0, whole genome shotgun sequence genome:
agaaatccgatgcgagctttctccttagacctttgtacagggggcatagaggtacccctttgtgacacttggttaaaacatgtgcattgcgatgatccggtagtccaagctaattaggacaaggtgcgggcactattagtatactatgcatgaggcttgcaacttgtaagatataatttacatgatacatatgctttattactaccgttgacaaaattgttttatgttttcaaaatcaaagctctagcacaaatacagcaatcgatgcttttcctctatggaggaccattcttttactttcattgttgagtcagttcacctatttctctccacctcaagaagcaaacacttgtgttaactgtgcattgattcctacatacttgcatattgcacttattatattactctatgttgacaattatccatgagatatacatgttataagttgaaagcaaccgctgaaacttaatcttcctttgtgttgcttcaatgcttttactatgaattattgctttatgagttaactcttatgcaagacttattgatgcttgtcttgaagtactattcatgaaaagtctttgctatatgattcacttgtttactcatgtcatatacattgttttgatcgctgcattcactacatatgctttacaaatagtatgatcaaggttatgatggcatgtcactccagaaattatctttgttatcattttacctgctcgggacaagcacaactaagcttggggatgctgatatgtctctgacgtatcgataatttcttatgttccatgccacattattgataatatctacatgttttatgcacactttatgtcatattcgtgcattttctggaactaacctattaacaagatgccgaagagcgattctttgtttcgctgtttttggtttcagaaatcctagtaacgaaatattctcggaattggacgaaatcaacgcccagggtcctattttgccatgaagcttccagaagaccgaagaggagacgaagtggggccacgaggtggccacaccatagggcggcgcggcctggcccttggccgtgccgacctgtagtgtggggcccacgtgtggccccctgacctgcccttccgcctacttaaagcctccgtcgtgaaacccccagtaccgagggccacgatacggaaaaccttactgagacgccgccgccgccaatcccatctcgggggattcaggagatcgcctccggcaccctgccggagaggggaatcatctcccggaggattctacgccgccatggtcgcctccggagtgatgtgtgagtagtctacccctggactatgggtccatagcagtagctagatggttgtcttctccccattgtgcttaattgtcgggtcttgtgagctgcctaacatgatcaagatcatctatctgtaattctatatgttgcgtttgttgggatccgatgaatagagaatacttgttatgttgattatcaatttatatctatgtgttgtttatgatcttgcatgctctccgttactagtagatgctctggccaagtagatgcttgtaactctaagagggagtatttatgctcgatagtgggttcatgtctcggtgaatctggggaagtgacagaaatctctaagattatggatgtgttgttgccactagggataaaacattggtgctatgttcaaggatgtagttactgattacattacgcgcaatacttaatgcaattgtctgttgttagcaacttaatactggagggggttcggatgataacctgaaggtggactttttagacatagatgcatgctggatagcggtctatgtactttgtcgtaatgcccaattaaatctcactatactcatcataatatgtatgtgcatggtcatgccctctctatttgtcaattgcccaactgtaatttgttcacccaacatgctgtttatcttatgggagagacacctctagtgaactgtggaccccggtccaattctctatactgaaatacaatctactgcaatacttgttctactgttttctgcaaacaatcatcttccacactatacatctaatcctttgttacagcaagccggtgagattgacaacctcgctgtttcgttggggcaaagtactttggttgtgttgtgcaggttccacgttggcgccggaatctctggtgttgcgccgcactacatcccgccgccatcaaccttcaacgtgcttcttgactcctactggttcgattaaaccttggtttcttactgagggaaacttgccgctgtgcacatcacaccttcctcttggggttcccaacggacgtgtcaaccacacgcatcagacacctctcaaaccatgtattggtCATAACTGTACCTGGAAATCATCCCGAGGACCGCAAAATGGCTAAAAAACAAGAAAACTACGAGCTATAGCCcaaggaaatggaggctgaatacatgaaaaacacgagtttttgcgacgcctctcaaaccatgtatcggtatgTACGGCAGCTGAAAATCGTCCTGGAGTTAGAAAACGTGTGCTATAGCccaagaaatgggcaaaaacaaaaacacgaaaactgtgagctatagcccacggaaatggaggctgaaaacatgaaaaacacgagttttgcgacGCGTGTAAACCCATGTATCGGTCGTtgcggtagcaggaaatcatctcgggaaccggaaaatatgcgctatagcccatgaaatgcgcagaaaacatgaaaaatgtgacctatagaacatggaaatggaggcagaaaacataaaaaaTACGACTTTttacgacgcctctcaaaccatgtatcgattATTACGATAGCTGGAAATCTTCCCGAAAACcagaaaatatgcgctatagcccatgaaatggccaaaacatgaaaaatgcgcgctatagcccatggaaatggagggtgaaaacatgaaaaagacaAGTTTTTGCGATGCCTATCAAACCAAGTATCGATGGTTACAATAGCTGGAAAATCATCAAGGGAAACATAAAATGTGTGCTATGGCCcgtgaaatgggcagaaaacatgaaaactgtgagctatagcccaaggaaatggaggcaagaaacatgaaaaacatgagtttttgcgatgaCACTCAAACCATGTAACGGTCGTAACGGTACCTGAAATCATTCGAGAACTGTAAAATGTGCTATAGctcatgaaatggccaaaaaagatgaaaactgtgagctatagcccaaggaaatggaggctaaaaacatgaaaaacacgagtttttgcgacgcctctcaaaccatgtatcggtatgTACGGTAGCTGAAAATCATCCTAGGAGCTAGAAAATGTGCGCGATAGCCCATCAAATTGGTAGAAAACATGAAActttgagctatagcccacggaaatggagttATTAAACATGAAATACgctagtttttgcgacgcctctcaaaccatgtatcggtcgttAATGTAGCTAAAACTCATCCCggaaaccggaaaatgtgcgttatagccaATGAAATAGCTAAAAAACACGTGAAAACTTTGAGCTATAGCCCATTGAAATGGAGGCAACAAACATGAAATACCCGAGTTTTTGCGGCGCCTCTCAAACCAGGTATCGGTGCTTATGGTAACTAAAAATCTTCCTAGGAGGTGGAAAAtcagcgctatagcccatgaaatgggtagaaaacatgaaaactatgagttaTAGCCCACAGAAATGGAGGTAGCAAACATGAAATacacgagtttttgtgacgcctctcaaaccatgtaacaGTGGTAAATGTAGCTGAAAATCGTCCCAgacactggaaaatgtgcgctataaccCATGAAATGgcaaaaaaaacatgaaaaatgtgagctatagcccaaggatatggaggcagaaaacatgaaaaccgcgagtttttgcgatgcctctctaaCCATCTATCGGTCGTAATGGTACTTGGAAATCATCccaggaaccggaaaatgtgctctatagcccatgaaatggccaaaaacatgaaaactttgagttatagcccaaggaaatggaggctgaaaacattaaaaacacgagtttttgcgacgcctctcaaaccatgtatcggtatgTACGGTAACTGAAAATCATCCTAGGAGCTGGAAAATGTGTgcgatagcccatgaaatgggtagaaaacatgaaaactgtgggctatagcccacggaaatggaggcattAAACATGAAATACTCTAGTTTTTGCaaagcctctcaaaccatgtatcggtggttaatgtagctggaaattgtcccggaaATTAACCGGAAAAtgtacgctatagcccatgaaaaagctaaacaaacatgaaaattgtgagctatagcccatggaaatgaaggcagcaaacatgaaataaccgagtttttgcgacgcctctcaaaccatgtatcggtggttatggTAGCTGAAAATCTTCCTAGGAACTAGAAAATGTGCGTTATATCCCATGAAAtgggaagaaaacatgaaaactatgagttaTGGCCCATGCAAATGGAGGTAGCAAATATGAaatacacgagtttttgcgacgcctctcaaaccatgtacacTAGTGGAGACAGGGCATTCAGTCCTGGCCCGTAAGGGCCTTTAATCCTGGTTCCAAAACCGCGACCAATAAGGCGGGACTAAAAGCGAAGCCTTTAGTCTCGGCCCAGTTACCAGCCGGGATAAATGGCCCTCCCTGTGGCCTCGATACAGCGTCTGGGCTGAAGAACTTTTAGACCCGGCCCGTAATACCAACCGCGACtagatattattttcaataattatgtttttcattttcctattttatttttccttttttttttgtttgacttGTTATTCTCTCACTTGGACCATTTTTTTTAAATAACACTTAATCTGTAGCCAACTTGTAAACTTGGTCATCACTTCTCGGTTGGTCACCCATCCGTACACTACTTCaccctcagcacgcttaactccTTGCTTCTTTCCTGCTGCCCTCCCGCGAATATGattgtaccttgttgtaaatactaccatatcaattatattaactcttataccattgtgtcatatttctgtattttttgaaaccaaaaaatatCTTTAAACCTGAATTgcacaaataatatatgatttattattagaaaaatgtgagtgatTTGAATATGAAAGAATTATGTATagattcatttattattattattattatcaaataatatatgcattattcatataatatggccaaataattaatatattAAAATCTGTGAACCGGAATTGGACAACtaatatatgatttattattagaaaaatatgagtgatttgaatatgaaataattatgtatttattcattattattattatcatcaaataatatatgcattattcatataatatggcacaATAATTAATATTTTGAAATCTGTAAACCGGAATTGGACAAATAATTTATGATTCATTATTAGAAAATTTTGagtgatttgaatatgaaataattatgtatttgtccatttattattattatcatataatatatgcattattcatataatatggccaaataattaatatcttgaaatctgtactggaatttgacaaataatatatgaattaTTGTTAGAAAAATGTGAGTGCTTTGAATATGAAATATTCTGTATTTATTCATTTTTAATATTATTataaaataatatatgcattattcatataataaggCCAAATAAATAATATCTTGAGATCTGTAAACcagaattggacaaataatatatgatttattattagaaaaatgtgagtgatttgaatatgaaatagttaTATATTTATtcatatattattattattatcaaataatatatacaTTATTCAtctaatatggccaaataattaatatcttgaaatctgtaaaccagaattggacaaataatatatgatttattattataaaaatgtgagtgatttgaatatgaaataattatgtatttattcatttattattattatcaaataatatatgcattattcatataatatggctaaataattaatatcttgaaatcCGTAAACcggaattggacaaataatatatgatttattattagaaaaatgtgagtgattttaatatgaaataattatgtatttattcatttattattattattatcaaataatatatgcattattcatataatatggccaaataattaatatcttgaaatctgTAAACTGGAGGTATTACACATGCTCGTTGCAGTGGTCACGGAATACATTGAAAgaataattttctttatttattgatACCACATTCCATGAGACGTCAGAATTGATCGCATACACTTTGAAAGACACATAGTTCATATATATTGAAAGACACATAGTTCATTTATATGAAAAGACACATAGTTCATATATATGAAAGACAAATATAGTTCATATATATTGAAACAATCAATTCATAGTTCATACAAACATGGCTAGTAGCCAACTAGCATTCAATACTTTCTAGCAATCTCGAAGCTCGGGTGAGCGTCTAGTGCTGCATAGTGCACTTGCTCGTAGCCTAATGGATAATTGCCCCATCGAAAAATGAGCTCATCTTCTTTTTCTTGCGCGGAGGCGTCCCTCTTCTTCTTGCCGtcgtacttcttcttcttctgctcaAGGTTTGTCCCAATGGTATGGTTTGCCAAATCATGTAGACTTGGAGTGGGCTTCCTAGTGGGGTTCGCGACTATCTTCTGGAGGTCGTATGCACAAGTAATGTGAATGCCGTCGATTTCTAGCTTTCTCACATCATTTTCGATAGCGGCGCTGCAGAATTTGATGTTCCCGTCCTCCGAGAAATCCTTGAGCACGTGTGGCACTTTTATATTGGCATGAATCATATGGAACACCAACGTCTCGGACGCCACAGAGAGTTGAAGGACGGTGGCGCGCTGCTTCTCGTCGACCTTGTGATTGCGAGGGGCGGTGAAATCGCAGCCCAACCCGACGCACTTGGTCGCTGCGGCGTCTAGAAAGTCCCTCTTCACGTCCCGTGTCCACTTCTCCACCATTCTTGCATGAAGCATGACCGTGACCTTGAACGTCGCCATCCCTTCGGCCTTGAGGTAGTACACCCGTGTCCGACGAGTCGGGTCATACACGAGGTGCTCCATCGACAAAGAGGCCGTGGGGAGAGAGAAGCTTTTACAATGGTGGATGAGGAGCGGAGGCCGGATGGAGAGAGTGTGTGTGGCAATGGGGAAGAATGGTGGAGCCTATAAAGCAATTGGAAGAGGAAGATGAACAGTGGCTGGCTGTGCTGGCGCCGACGCTCGATTTCGACGCGGACAGTAATGGCGACACACGATCGGCCACCGCGGGAAAAGAAACGTTTGACTTTAGCTCCCGGTTTGGGACACgcgccgggactaaagggggtaccgcaGGCGCCGCATGGcgcaaaaccctttagtcccggtttgggaGACGTGCCGGGACCTTTGGGTCTTTACGAGTCGGGACCTATGGGTACCGTACACTGTAGCATttacggggcgacgtggccaggccttgGGTCCCGGCACAGGACACGGCCGGGACCAAAGATGCCTGACCAAAGGcctattttctactagtgttatATGTATGTATGGTAACTGAAAATTGTCCTAGGAGGTGGAAAATGTATgcgatagcccatgaaatgggtagaaaacatgaaaaatgtgagctatagcccacggaaatggaggcagcaaacatgaaatacgcgagtttttgcgatgcctctcaaacgatgtatcggtggttaatttagctggaaatcatcccgcaaactcgaaaatgtgcgctatagcccatgaaatggccaaaaaacatgaaaactgtaagCGATAGCCCATGCAaattgttgacgtcagaaacccaccgacgggcagcgacgagtcaacaccgtagagccgggaagagcctagagctgcggctggctgagacccctccgagcgatggcccgcaaagcacttctggtcacacgtccgatgctgggtgcaagggcgtgccacctgacctatacctggccaggaaggtgatggagatgcctcgcttagtttcctgcatggcatacacgtaaacattaaatacgagcctcgatcggctctcaggttatcctgtgaatcggctcaaggagccgatccacccatgattcgtacggggtgcatgaatatatggtggtcctgcttgatcaagataaagctaatgagatctacgacgatttagggttttcaccgcataatcggatcatcctactccaggttgggcctcgcggcaacgcacggtgctcgtaagccgatcctaaacaaggcctaaaaaccaacacgaagttgatccccggaacatcctgtttaggacttgcgaacgccaccctacgtgccgctggatcctccccccctttgtaaggcctaactattgcagatattaaactaatccttgtagaacaaggagcaatcgtaacggatcagatctactaaataatgatcaagcggggtgccgcccccacacctgagataggtgtgagggcggctagacatgcaagggttgcactacgtaagcatgttatacgaagaacaatgctaaccctaacacatctatgataactacgttgctcgccatcaacaaggcttcagtacgagcaacgcatgaacaacgtggagcttgtgctgcctagatcgcaagatgcgatctaggcagcatgtcgcttaccggatagaaaccctcgagacgaaggagttggcgatgcgccgagattggtttgtttggttgaacgtgagttgttgtttattccataaaccctagatacatatttatagtccaagggactttctaacgagggaataatcccaccgtgcacgagacaaactctaacttttaatctacgatacaatctactataattaaagatacacgggcaatctagcccaaactcttcgtgcaaggccgtttcagagatcctccacatgtaatctttcaagcccatctcctttacggcccacttcctgatttggccaaaatctggtgataacacatgcccccctggttttggcaatgataattccaaaaccactctgtttttttcctctaaagggtcatgtcgtggcagagcagagctgttgcagtatccgttatcattatgccctgtcttctcagcttctctgcaaaattcgatagccctggcgtcatctccttggaaactataatggcattaaatttccaccaggcttctcattatttaactgtgccgattgattagctcttttcatccccttcctctgttccagccatcggcacccaaaaaaccctcttctccctcagccatgtcttcctcttcctcttccttctcaagCCTCTtcatagcttcagcaatcttctttcgcgaccggaactgcttccagagaggatcacgatgcaggatcagtcgatgcaactccaatcggtttcttaagaaccaaatatccatgcagtccgttgccccccgagccttcatcaaggcgagaacagtagtgagccaaccacatgtgccaccatcggcctccgaatcgtaatgcagaatcagccgattctatcaaaatcggctctccagagaatttttaaggcgagctgccccccgagcccggcAAGGATGCACCGGtcgctgatcagctttcttctactgaacgtcgacattgatgtaaaccttgagcacatagccagtaggtcttggtcttgtgtaactgtactaaagtcgatggctgcgcatcggcttcgcttcttgcgaaattttttttttatttggccgatttttcttaatcggcccccaatgtttcactgcacgcatgtttacacacatttatctgcacatgttcatctgactgtatgcccccgagccgaatcgccaaatgattgcagatatcggcttctatggttagTCGTGCaccgcacttgcacgtcggctccgtaaggattcatgctgactttcatctgccgacgtggccgctgcccagtggatcgttgctgaacacaagcaaaaCATGTGCTGAATAtgcggtgaagataattttggccgattgctggaatcggcctccatatccattggagcgctgactgaaggttctgtaatgtcccttcataatttttggggccgatcacaaggatcagcctcgccttgtttgctcattggtgtgttcttgctactcggtcaggctggataaaaccaacccaacctctgactttatgcgcttgccgtcgtccaccttgagtgcatcgtataatcgtggagcactaagctccgtcggaaggacgagcaccacgtttgtgccagccgatgtttcatcatcggctttcttttgcttgggacgccactccattctccgtggacgactctctttatccagggttcgctgaacttttgcagccagatcaggccgtgccttccttagcgtatgcaggtataacctttcggcttcctccaggccgcgcaatcgttgaaccctgcgcttttgtgaacggctgagtccgtcagggcaccaccttggacggtggtacctgtcttcttcttcttcttcttgtccctcgtctttggaatcctcgagatctgcccaccgaggggactcagcgcgtttgctttgtggcgggagaggccctaagcgcttgaatacagacacgttggctgcctccttcttcttctggttgcattctgggcaattgccgattgtgggcaatcggctcattcctgaatcccagcagtgtctgaagaaggggcagtcccagtgtctcgcgttgtcatcttgctcccttgattggtccgtggcacggcgctcgtgctcctcctcatcgcgatcatgccgacgatgtcttctggcttctctagccagacgatctccttcatcatcatagctggaccgtcggcgttggtcatactgactcacatatttgttgaggaggtgatcagagagggatcgctgatatcttatgttcttcacctctccctctgtgacgtagcgtttgccatcatgacggagccgatcgcgtggagcggccttctctgtgtccttgctacgagagcagctgccctcgtctccatctttgccagagtggttcccaggtcctaccatgttgatgctgaacgaggatcctggctggcaaccttcagggtacgtgcactccaccatgttaacggcgggaaaaggctgggtgtcgaccttcatggcgtactggttgaaaatcagacgccctttttctatcgccgcttggatgtgctgacgccataccctgcagtcgttggtggcatgggaaagcgagttgtgccatttgcagtatggctttccgttcagctcttgcaccgtggggaatttgagaccttcaggaatcgtcaactgtttctccttgagcaggaggtcgaagatttgttcagtcttggtcacgtcaaaatcaaatcccctgggtgggcctggtggctttacccatttgcagggcactggggttcctccccgagtccattcagccactgctacctcttggtctcccgcaggaacttcgtcttcctctgcatcgaccaggactactgcacgcttgaacttgtcttggtacaggtccgggtggcgctgttcatatgccgatagtttctgaaccatgtgcgccaatgagggataatctgcttgggaggccatgtccttgagctgtgttgcaaggcctgctactgccaactcgactgcttctttttcagttatacgaaccgaataacatcggttcctaagattcctgaagcgctggatgtattctgtcacagtttctccgcgcttctgacgtagttgtgctagatcggcaatgccagactcggaagcctctgaatggtactgcatatggaactgctcttccaactgcttccaagtctggatggagtttgatggcaaagaggtataccatccaaaagccgatcccgtgagggactgtgagaagagcctcacgcgtagctgatccgacactgaagccggtcctagttgtgccaaatatcggccgacgtgctcgatggagctggagccatcgatccactgaatttggagaaatcagggagccgatacttaggtggcagcgggatcatctcgtactcgtcggggtacggcttggaatagccgattgccctccttttcggcaccatgccgaactggtctctcagtatagtactgatctgatccgctgtgctggctgtaggagttgaactctgaagattcgccggggtggcgtacttagccagccatgtttgctt
Coding sequences within it:
- the LOC127340565 gene encoding uncharacterized protein produces the protein MEHLVYDPTRRTRVYYLKAEGMATFKVTVMLHARMVEKWTRDVKRDFLDAAATKCVGLGCDFTAPRNHKVDEKQRATVLQLSVASETLVFHMIHANIKVPHVLKDFSEDGNIKFCSAAIENDVRKLEIDGIHITCAYDLQKIVANPTRKPTPSLHDLANHTIGTNLEQKKKKYDGKKKRDASAQEKEDELIFRWGNYPLGYEQVHYAALDAHPSFEIARKY